The following are encoded in a window of Brevibacillus ruminantium genomic DNA:
- a CDS encoding SpvB/TcaC N-terminal domain-containing protein, whose translation MVNKNQSGRNSSEGSLKISVPDLSLPAGGGAIRGISETFQPHPFTGSATFSIPIYTTPSRGFQPELSLTYSSGLGNGPFGIGFSLPLSSISRRTENGVPQYRSTDSFVFDNDEILVPQRTTEVEQDNETWTVTDYRPRVEGAFNKIQHWSNTVNSYWKVTTKDNLTSVYGQSDQARIFDPDSPSKIFRWLIEESFDAKGNKIKYHYKQENSENVPPQIYEQHRTFTANKYLESIRYGNYFNQQNQEQWAFQLIFNYGEYDISEEKLKTPHCHPHKAQRSWDCRPDPFSIYRSGFEIRTYRLCRSILLFHYLEKELGPEPCLVRSTEMTYRFSSELSLITDVEVKGYRRQSDGSYQIKAMPPVHVDYTSFQPANQCFSPLRVEGDREQIALLAAPNTQLVDLYGEGLPGFLYSDSSQTLYWKPLGAGGYQAPETPAYFPNHRDLRGADLALTSLEGNGKLDLVISEPVWGGFFAGESGGGWQPYRAFTSYPLDLANPSRQFVDMEGDGLADLVVLAQDSLRYYPSLKKAGYGGPVSRRLPQERMGSFPVTDEGDEQELVTFADLLGDGLSHRIRIRSGLVEYWPNLGHGSFSKRVIMGNAPVFEGGLDRNRLFLADLSGTGPADLIYVHSDRIEIYLNQSGNRFSDPFSIHLPEPFTAMDKILFADILGNGTACLVLIKGDCSARGYYYDFSGGTKPYLLHAIENNFGASTSIRYASSVSFYLQDRLERPWLTRLPFPVQVVEKVENTDHLTGNRLVTRYRYHDGFYDHQEREFNGFGYVEQWDGESFDSDVQREVAQNVGGGTGADLLTGALYVPPTYTKQWYHTGAYFEEGAFSRQYEHQYYQRDSLAYHMPDSSLDTAIQQTETETIRQAYGALKGQLLREEVYAQDHVAGLSDHPYLVTETNYQVNLLQPKGTQRHAVFFVHPLETIEYQYERDPTDPRVQHQFFLDVDDFGNVCTSCEIYYPRRVSGGGEKELFPKQLYSEEKRLFPEQQVLKAKLHVGSYINEQAEFWLIGVPYESKSYELNGLQVEELYFHSSLIKRQVDEALAQSIRYDQSFSPNRKEARLLSWEQHYFWNLTQTTPLPLGQISERSLYHRVEHAVFPKELANRVFQERITDDILEQDGGYQLREGYWWNKGLIQHYFTENDRQFFLPREVSSDGQHMADSLQTRTVMEYDAYALTPIRIKQYLSETSWNETASLIDYYTIQPWQLTDSNDNITQVLFDPLGMVIGTTAYGITEGKRQGDEDIGSYQVQDSASFADVLDFPHKYLQKLSSFFYYDLFAWMTDRQPARSAGLERHTYESELPEGEQTAVKIHSTFTDGFGRILESKVKTDPGVVFLRDAEGVLRSQENGRAIEGMAEERWIVSGKTIYNNKGNPVLQYESFFSPLRDYEDQRKMAGVLPAPTIHHYDPLSRLIRVDTPKGFFSKVVFTAWEEFHYDVNDTVLDSVYYQSFMQDYPDQPTQQPKDEKDALEKAALFYDTPETHVLNSTGDTFLRLTNNLGQVPPDFFARLVQGMNVTSHQVWSELLEKGYLMRKERFPEAGWVSRKFQPYEKDFLLELDEKFMPYAEEIVDMLRENELRTYQKLDITGNTLLSIDPRLYTSNQKHGTAYSNFRYVWDMVHQPLSIQSADAGDRLVLNNMFGNPIHAWDQRGFHETSKFDQLQRPVSIHVSGDDGRGLVLNQMVERMVYGEEEPDAKDKNLRGQLYRLYDQAGIITQSLYDINGQLLVSDRVLLQEYRKEANWDEPESVRVEKERFTTRFSYDALKRIQSKTTPDHSVYQPEYNQAGLLDKVNVQFADGTVHSFVKEIRYNAGSLPLSIVYENQVHARFTYEPSTHHLLGIHTTRPATDLQGIGRDPHLQQIFYTYDPHGNITRARDTSYETTFFNQQVVEPLSDYTYNPIYQLTQARGRQQPANSVHPNDREKLEIYRESYTYDDAGNLTSVRHHAPSSSWSREIRIAPDSNRAVNIRRKNGVSENLPVFYDENGNMLTLEHLSRVVWNYRNNIAQVDLIDRRDEPSDRCFYVYDSKGQRVRKIMEQKISDTITEISEKIYLGTLEIKRVRRVTAEKETLILERQTLLVREENICAVMINRWLTDRDHRETDQLGRRQIRYQLTDRQGSSSVETDGEANVISYEEYLPFGGTALIAGRNEREIVLREYRYCQKERDEKTGLYYYGARYYPPWLGRWLNPDPAWTVDGLNLYAFVGNNPTTFVDPDGKAKNNRNKGNSGKITKRNAALELGKAKKISKTFLKGKVEQKKAIISELRGGRSLRMTKMRQEAVRELLERNENRAQVAMDQFAAPPGKGTPLPDQVRNAASVQGSSFTGKHTYVEQQMIVSKKSITSDKRDSTGAAMAAAMKGYSGSELSASQYSGRDDKDRRGLGEAWCHLIAHFLGGAEAASNMVAGSHGSNLVQKGIEDAVANYVKANDTALLIRVGADVRQLSDGNLTHIADQFHYQIFDSGGKNQIFHTKFSAAILRAEGLQRDMEDRTLAELNRFFGTSTKKRAA comes from the coding sequence ATGGTAAATAAAAATCAATCTGGTAGAAACTCTTCGGAAGGAAGTCTGAAGATATCGGTACCGGATTTATCTCTGCCGGCAGGTGGAGGAGCCATTCGCGGGATTAGCGAAACTTTTCAGCCCCACCCCTTTACGGGAAGCGCAACATTTTCCATTCCCATTTATACGACCCCTTCCCGCGGTTTTCAACCGGAATTGAGCTTGACCTACAGCTCAGGCTTGGGAAATGGTCCCTTCGGTATCGGTTTTTCCCTCCCTTTATCCAGCATCTCCAGACGAACAGAAAATGGTGTCCCACAGTATCGAAGTACAGACAGCTTCGTTTTCGACAATGATGAGATATTGGTACCACAGCGTACCACTGAAGTAGAGCAGGACAATGAAACCTGGACGGTTACCGACTATCGGCCGAGAGTAGAAGGAGCGTTCAACAAGATTCAGCACTGGAGCAATACCGTCAACTCCTACTGGAAGGTGACCACCAAGGATAACCTTACCTCTGTTTATGGTCAAAGTGACCAAGCACGAATTTTCGACCCCGATTCCCCTTCAAAAATCTTCCGATGGCTGATTGAAGAAAGCTTTGATGCAAAGGGTAATAAAATAAAGTACCACTACAAGCAAGAAAACTCCGAGAATGTCCCACCTCAGATTTATGAACAGCATCGAACCTTCACCGCAAATAAATACCTGGAATCCATTCGTTACGGCAACTATTTCAATCAACAAAACCAAGAACAATGGGCGTTTCAATTGATCTTTAACTATGGAGAATACGATATTTCTGAAGAAAAGCTGAAAACACCGCATTGTCATCCTCACAAGGCTCAAAGATCATGGGATTGCCGTCCTGACCCCTTTTCAATCTACCGCAGTGGATTTGAGATACGAACCTATCGTTTGTGCCGATCCATTCTTTTGTTTCACTATTTGGAGAAGGAGCTCGGCCCGGAACCATGTTTGGTTCGATCCACCGAAATGACGTATCGTTTCTCTTCTGAACTTTCCCTGATTACCGACGTTGAAGTGAAGGGTTATCGTCGACAGAGCGATGGCAGCTATCAAATCAAAGCTATGCCACCCGTTCATGTTGACTACACCTCATTCCAACCGGCGAATCAATGCTTCTCCCCATTGAGAGTGGAGGGAGATCGTGAGCAGATAGCGCTGTTAGCTGCTCCGAATACTCAGTTGGTTGATTTATATGGGGAAGGACTTCCCGGTTTTCTTTACAGCGATTCTTCCCAAACACTCTATTGGAAACCGCTGGGGGCAGGGGGATATCAGGCTCCGGAGACACCCGCCTATTTTCCCAACCATCGCGATCTCAGGGGTGCGGATTTGGCGCTGACCAGTTTGGAGGGGAATGGAAAACTGGATTTGGTGATTTCTGAACCTGTCTGGGGCGGGTTTTTCGCAGGGGAATCAGGGGGAGGCTGGCAGCCGTATCGCGCTTTCACGTCGTATCCGCTGGACCTTGCCAATCCCAGTCGCCAGTTCGTTGATATGGAAGGAGATGGACTTGCTGATCTGGTCGTGCTTGCCCAGGATTCCTTGCGATATTATCCATCGCTAAAAAAAGCAGGCTATGGAGGTCCGGTTAGTCGCCGTTTGCCGCAAGAGAGGATGGGCAGCTTTCCTGTCACAGATGAAGGCGATGAGCAAGAGCTGGTAACGTTTGCTGATTTGCTTGGAGATGGCTTATCGCATCGCATCAGGATTCGGAGTGGCCTTGTGGAATATTGGCCGAATCTGGGTCACGGTTCTTTTTCCAAGCGAGTGATCATGGGGAATGCACCTGTTTTTGAGGGAGGATTGGATCGAAACAGGCTTTTTTTGGCTGACCTCTCAGGAACAGGCCCTGCTGATTTGATTTATGTCCATTCAGACAGAATCGAGATTTATCTCAACCAAAGCGGGAATCGCTTCAGTGATCCGTTTTCCATTCATTTGCCCGAGCCCTTTACGGCTATGGACAAAATCTTGTTTGCCGATATCTTGGGGAATGGAACTGCTTGTCTGGTATTGATAAAAGGGGATTGCTCCGCCAGAGGCTATTATTACGATTTCAGCGGAGGGACAAAGCCGTATTTGCTTCATGCGATTGAGAATAACTTCGGGGCGAGTACGTCGATTCGCTATGCCAGTTCTGTTTCCTTTTATTTACAGGATCGACTGGAACGTCCGTGGTTGACCCGGTTGCCGTTTCCTGTTCAGGTGGTTGAAAAAGTGGAGAATACGGATCATTTGACGGGGAACAGATTGGTCACACGGTATCGGTATCATGACGGTTTTTACGATCATCAAGAGCGGGAATTTAACGGCTTTGGCTATGTTGAGCAGTGGGATGGCGAATCATTCGATAGCGATGTACAGAGGGAGGTAGCCCAGAATGTCGGGGGAGGGACAGGGGCTGACCTTTTGACAGGAGCGTTGTATGTCCCGCCTACATACACCAAGCAGTGGTATCATACAGGCGCTTATTTTGAAGAGGGTGCCTTTTCAAGGCAGTATGAGCATCAATACTACCAGCGGGATTCGCTTGCGTACCACATGCCGGACAGCTCTCTGGACACCGCCATTCAACAGACGGAAACCGAGACGATTCGACAAGCATACGGTGCCTTGAAGGGACAGTTGCTGCGTGAAGAGGTGTACGCGCAGGATCATGTGGCAGGTCTCTCGGATCATCCCTACCTGGTTACGGAAACCAACTATCAGGTAAACCTGCTGCAACCAAAAGGTACGCAAAGACACGCTGTCTTTTTCGTACATCCGCTAGAAACGATTGAGTACCAGTACGAGCGCGATCCCACAGATCCCCGGGTACAGCATCAATTTTTCCTCGACGTCGATGATTTTGGCAACGTCTGTACCTCTTGCGAAATCTATTACCCGCGACGAGTTTCCGGTGGTGGTGAGAAGGAGCTGTTTCCCAAACAACTCTACAGTGAGGAAAAAAGGCTGTTTCCTGAACAACAGGTGCTGAAAGCGAAGCTGCACGTTGGGAGCTATATCAATGAGCAGGCTGAGTTTTGGCTGATCGGTGTTCCGTATGAATCCAAATCCTATGAGCTAAACGGTCTGCAAGTAGAAGAATTGTATTTTCACTCCTCGCTTATCAAAAGGCAGGTAGACGAAGCGCTAGCTCAATCGATCCGCTATGATCAGTCTTTCTCTCCCAACCGCAAGGAAGCGCGACTGCTTTCCTGGGAACAGCACTATTTTTGGAATCTGACGCAAACGACTCCCTTGCCGCTTGGACAAATCAGCGAAAGATCACTTTATCATCGGGTGGAGCATGCGGTTTTTCCGAAAGAACTGGCGAATCGTGTATTCCAGGAGCGGATCACGGATGACATCCTGGAGCAGGACGGCGGCTACCAGTTGCGTGAGGGATACTGGTGGAACAAGGGGTTGATTCAGCATTACTTTACGGAAAATGATCGACAGTTTTTCCTCCCGCGTGAGGTGTCAAGCGATGGTCAACACATGGCCGATTCTTTACAGACAAGGACCGTTATGGAGTATGATGCCTATGCGCTGACGCCGATTCGGATCAAGCAATATTTGAGTGAAACCAGTTGGAACGAGACGGCTTCCTTGATTGATTATTACACCATTCAGCCTTGGCAACTGACAGACAGCAACGACAATATTACGCAGGTGCTGTTTGATCCGCTGGGGATGGTCATCGGCACGACTGCTTATGGAATCACCGAGGGGAAACGGCAAGGTGATGAGGATATAGGCAGTTATCAAGTGCAGGACTCTGCCAGCTTTGCAGATGTACTGGACTTTCCCCACAAGTATTTGCAGAAGCTAAGCTCCTTTTTCTACTACGACTTATTTGCTTGGATGACCGATCGACAACCGGCCCGCTCGGCAGGACTGGAGCGCCACACTTATGAGAGCGAGCTGCCTGAAGGCGAACAAACCGCTGTGAAAATACACAGTACCTTTACGGACGGATTTGGACGAATCCTTGAGAGCAAGGTGAAGACCGACCCCGGCGTTGTCTTCCTGCGGGATGCAGAGGGAGTGCTGCGCTCTCAAGAAAACGGTCGCGCTATCGAAGGAATGGCGGAGGAAAGATGGATTGTTTCCGGGAAAACGATCTATAACAACAAGGGAAATCCCGTCCTGCAATACGAGTCGTTTTTCTCTCCTTTGCGAGATTATGAGGACCAGCGAAAAATGGCTGGCGTCTTGCCTGCACCAACGATCCATCACTATGATCCGTTATCCCGCTTGATCCGTGTCGATACTCCGAAGGGTTTCTTCTCCAAGGTAGTGTTCACCGCGTGGGAGGAGTTTCATTACGATGTCAATGATACGGTTCTGGATAGTGTCTACTACCAAAGCTTTATGCAGGACTATCCCGATCAGCCAACCCAACAACCAAAAGACGAGAAGGATGCGTTAGAGAAGGCTGCGCTTTTTTACGACACACCGGAGACTCACGTACTGAATAGCACAGGAGACACCTTCCTGAGATTGACAAATAATCTGGGCCAGGTGCCACCGGACTTTTTTGCCCGGCTTGTTCAGGGGATGAATGTTACTTCCCATCAGGTTTGGAGCGAATTGCTGGAAAAAGGCTATCTGATGCGGAAAGAAAGATTCCCTGAGGCGGGATGGGTCAGCCGAAAGTTCCAGCCCTATGAAAAGGATTTTCTCTTGGAGCTCGACGAGAAATTTATGCCTTATGCTGAGGAAATCGTAGATATGCTGAGAGAAAATGAACTGCGGACCTATCAGAAGCTGGATATCACAGGCAACACGCTGCTCTCTATTGATCCGCGCCTCTATACTTCCAATCAAAAGCATGGGACAGCGTACAGCAATTTCCGCTATGTATGGGATATGGTACATCAGCCACTCTCCATCCAAAGTGCGGATGCGGGGGATCGCCTCGTCTTGAACAATATGTTTGGCAATCCGATTCACGCCTGGGATCAGCGGGGATTTCATGAAACCAGCAAGTTCGATCAGCTTCAGCGTCCTGTGAGTATCCATGTTTCGGGCGATGATGGCAGGGGACTCGTTCTGAACCAGATGGTGGAACGGATGGTATACGGGGAAGAGGAGCCAGATGCAAAGGATAAAAATTTGCGTGGACAGCTTTATCGCCTTTACGACCAGGCGGGGATAATCACGCAATCGCTTTACGATATAAACGGACAACTGCTTGTTTCGGACAGGGTCTTGCTGCAGGAATATCGCAAGGAAGCAAATTGGGATGAGCCGGAGTCTGTCAGGGTTGAAAAGGAACGCTTTACGACACGCTTTTCTTACGACGCCCTGAAGCGCATCCAGTCGAAAACGACACCCGACCACAGCGTGTACCAGCCGGAGTACAACCAGGCAGGTCTGCTCGATAAGGTGAATGTACAGTTTGCTGACGGCACGGTCCATTCCTTCGTCAAAGAGATTCGCTATAATGCAGGCAGCTTACCGCTGTCCATTGTCTATGAGAATCAGGTCCATGCACGTTTCACTTATGAACCCAGCACGCACCATTTGCTTGGTATCCACACGACGAGACCGGCGACAGATTTACAGGGCATCGGACGAGATCCACATCTCCAGCAAATTTTCTATACCTACGACCCGCATGGAAACATTACCCGCGCACGTGATACTTCCTATGAAACAACCTTCTTTAATCAGCAGGTTGTTGAGCCGCTCAGCGATTACACCTATAACCCGATTTATCAACTCACACAAGCCAGAGGCAGACAACAACCAGCGAATTCCGTTCACCCGAATGACCGCGAAAAACTGGAAATCTACAGAGAAAGCTACACCTATGATGATGCAGGCAATCTTACCTCTGTCAGACATCATGCGCCATCCTCGTCTTGGTCACGGGAGATACGGATTGCTCCCGATTCCAATCGGGCAGTGAATATTCGGCGGAAAAACGGCGTGAGCGAGAATCTGCCCGTTTTTTATGATGAAAACGGCAATATGCTGACGCTGGAGCATCTTTCCCGAGTGGTCTGGAATTATCGGAACAATATCGCTCAGGTCGACCTGATCGACAGAAGGGACGAGCCATCCGACCGTTGCTTTTACGTGTACGACAGTAAGGGGCAACGGGTGAGAAAGATCATGGAGCAAAAAATCAGCGATACGATAACGGAGATCAGCGAAAAAATCTATCTCGGCACGTTGGAAATCAAACGGGTGCGGAGGGTTACTGCTGAAAAGGAGACGCTGATTTTGGAACGGCAAACGCTTTTGGTCAGAGAAGAGAATATTTGCGCCGTCATGATCAATCGCTGGCTTACGGATCGCGATCACAGAGAGACGGACCAGCTGGGCCGACGTCAAATCCGCTATCAATTGACCGATCGTCAGGGTTCCTCCAGTGTGGAAACGGATGGCGAGGCCAATGTCATCAGCTATGAAGAGTATCTTCCCTTTGGGGGGACGGCACTAATCGCCGGGCGAAATGAACGGGAAATCGTACTGCGAGAGTATCGCTATTGCCAAAAAGAGCGGGACGAAAAGACAGGCCTTTACTATTACGGCGCTCGTTATTATCCACCATGGCTGGGACGTTGGTTAAACCCTGACCCCGCCTGGACGGTAGATGGATTAAATCTGTACGCCTTCGTCGGCAACAATCCGACCACCTTCGTCGATCCAGATGGAAAAGCGAAAAACAATAGGAACAAAGGTAATTCAGGGAAGATTACGAAGAGAAATGCAGCACTTGAGCTCGGGAAGGCAAAAAAAATATCAAAAACGTTTTTGAAGGGGAAAGTTGAGCAAAAAAAAGCAATCATTAGCGAGTTGCGTGGTGGAAGAAGCTTGCGAATGACCAAGATGCGTCAAGAGGCGGTTCGCGAGCTATTGGAGAGAAATGAAAATCGAGCCCAGGTGGCAATGGATCAATTTGCAGCACCGCCAGGGAAGGGTACACCTCTTCCCGATCAGGTACGAAATGCTGCCTCTGTGCAAGGCAGTTCCTTTACAGGCAAGCATACCTACGTGGAGCAGCAAATGATCGTATCCAAAAAAAGTATCACGAGTGACAAGCGGGATTCAACCGGTGCCGCGATGGCGGCAGCCATGAAAGGTTATTCGGGTTCTGAGCTTTCTGCCTCTCAATACTCCGGACGGGATGATAAAGATCGAAGAGGATTGGGAGAAGCCTGGTGCCATCTGATCGCTCATTTTCTAGGCGGAGCAGAAGCAGCCTCGAATATGGTTGCGGGAAGTCACGGCTCCAATCTGGTGCAAAAGGGGATTGAAGATGCTGTTGCCAATTATGTGAAAGCGAACGACACAGCTCTCCTGATCCGTGTCGGGGCAGATGTTCGCCAATTGAGTGATGGAAATTTGACTCATATTGCCGACCAGTTTCACTATCAAATTTTCGATTCTGGCGGGAAAAATCAGATTTTCCATACCAAGTTCAGCGCTGCTATTTTGCGTGCAGAAGGGCTTCAAAGAGATATGGAGGACAGAACTTTAGCGGAATTGAATCGATTTTTTGGCACCTCAACTAAAAAAAGGGCCGCCTGA